Proteins encoded by one window of Cyclobacteriaceae bacterium:
- a CDS encoding RNA polymerase sigma factor RpoD/SigA — MRQLKISKQITNRESQSLDKYLQEIGKVDLLTPDEEVELAKRIKEGDQIALEKLTKANLRFVVSVAKQYQNQGLSLGDLINEGNLGLIKAAQRFDETRGFKFISYAVWWIRQSILQALAEQSRIVRLPLNRVGSLNKISKTFSELEQKYEREPSPEELAEVLDVTTAEVVDTMKISGRHVSMDAPFVQGEENSLLDVLENDSEETPDSGLMNDSLRKEVQRALSTLTQREADVITLYFGLNGEHAMTLEEIGEKFNLTRERVRQIKEKAIRRLRHTSRSKALKPYLG; from the coding sequence ATGAGACAGCTCAAGATCAGCAAACAGATAACGAACCGCGAAAGCCAATCGCTGGATAAGTACCTTCAGGAAATTGGTAAGGTTGACCTGCTTACGCCTGATGAAGAAGTTGAATTGGCCAAGCGGATTAAGGAAGGCGACCAGATCGCTCTTGAGAAGTTGACGAAAGCCAACCTTCGTTTTGTGGTGTCTGTTGCCAAGCAATACCAGAACCAGGGCTTGTCACTGGGAGATTTAATCAATGAAGGAAACCTCGGACTTATTAAAGCGGCTCAACGCTTTGATGAAACCCGGGGTTTTAAGTTTATATCGTATGCCGTTTGGTGGATTCGTCAATCTATCCTGCAGGCGTTGGCAGAACAGTCGCGTATTGTTCGCTTACCCCTTAACCGTGTAGGTTCACTCAACAAAATTTCCAAAACGTTCTCCGAATTGGAGCAGAAGTATGAGCGTGAGCCATCACCGGAAGAATTGGCGGAAGTACTGGATGTAACTACGGCAGAGGTAGTGGACACTATGAAGATTTCCGGTCGCCATGTTTCCATGGATGCCCCATTTGTTCAAGGTGAGGAGAACAGCTTGCTGGATGTACTTGAAAACGACAGCGAGGAAACACCGGATTCCGGCTTGATGAATGATTCCCTGCGCAAGGAAGTCCAGCGGGCCTTGTCAACCCTTACGCAGCGTGAGGCTGACGTGATTACCCTTTACTTCGGACTGAATGGCGAGCATGCCATGACGTTGGAGGAAATCGGGGAGAAGTTCAACTTAACGCGGGAGCGCGTACGTCAGATTAAGGAAAAGGCGATCAGAAGGTTACGGCATACTTCAAGAAGTAAGGCTTTAAAACCTTACCTCGGTTAA
- the pnp gene encoding polyribonucleotide nucleotidyltransferase, with amino-acid sequence MTFNVISKSCKLPDGREITIETGKMARQADGSVVLRMGNTMLLATVVAREDANEGVDFMPLSVDYQEKFASTGKIPGGFLKRESKLSDYEILISRLIDRALRPLFPSDFHAETQVNVSLISGDHNALPDALAAFAASTALTISDIPWGGPISEVRVARVDGKFIVNPVLADKERADIDLIVAASIENILMVEGEMKEVSEDDMLEALKIAHDAIKVQCQLQLDMAKELGKTVKRTYSHEVNDENLREELSKLLYPKVYAVAKQQIKNKKERGKAFKQVLEDYLATLPEDTTINIDLVKRYYHDIEKKAARDLVLNEGIRLDGRNTKEIRPIFSEVDVLPSAHGSALFTRGETQSLTTVTLGTKLDEQMIDGAMFEGSNKFILHYNFPGFSTGEVKPNRGPGRREVGHGNLALRGLKYVLPSDTENPYTVRVVSDILESNGSSSMATVCAGALALMDSGLPVKGPVSGIAMGMISDAKTGKYAILSDILGDEDHLGDMDFKTTGTENGLTACQMDLKVDGLTYEVLREALLQAKEGRLHILNEMKKTLSASKADLKPHTPRAETVIIEKEMIGAVIGPGGKVVQDIQNTTGATVVIEEVNNKGVVNVFATNKEVMDAALRRIRAIVAVPEIGQVYDGKVKSIMPFGAFVEFMPGKDGLLHISEIKWERLETMDGVMEVGEEVKVKLVEIDKKTGKFRLSRKVLLPKPPKKEATASE; translated from the coding sequence ATGACGTTTAATGTAATATCAAAAAGCTGCAAACTCCCGGATGGAAGGGAGATCACCATCGAAACGGGTAAAATGGCCCGTCAGGCCGATGGTTCTGTTGTGTTACGCATGGGCAACACCATGCTGTTGGCTACGGTAGTGGCCAGAGAAGACGCCAATGAAGGCGTGGATTTCATGCCTCTTTCTGTTGATTACCAGGAGAAGTTCGCTTCTACCGGTAAAATCCCCGGTGGTTTCTTAAAGCGTGAAAGCAAGTTATCCGATTATGAAATTCTGATCAGCCGCCTGATTGACCGTGCCTTAAGACCCTTATTCCCAAGCGATTTCCATGCAGAAACTCAGGTGAATGTTTCCCTGATCTCCGGAGATCACAATGCGTTGCCGGATGCACTTGCAGCTTTTGCTGCTTCAACGGCTCTAACCATTTCGGATATTCCGTGGGGCGGTCCTATTTCGGAAGTGCGCGTTGCCCGTGTGGATGGTAAGTTTATTGTGAACCCAGTTTTGGCTGATAAGGAGCGCGCGGATATCGATTTGATCGTTGCTGCTTCCATCGAAAACATTCTGATGGTAGAAGGGGAGATGAAGGAAGTGAGCGAAGACGATATGTTGGAGGCGTTGAAAATTGCCCATGATGCCATTAAGGTGCAGTGTCAGCTTCAGCTTGACATGGCGAAGGAGTTGGGTAAAACGGTAAAGCGTACATACAGCCACGAAGTGAACGATGAAAACCTTCGCGAAGAGCTTTCTAAATTATTGTATCCAAAAGTATATGCTGTTGCCAAACAGCAAATCAAAAATAAGAAGGAGCGCGGCAAGGCGTTCAAGCAAGTGTTGGAAGACTACCTCGCTACGTTACCGGAAGATACAACGATCAATATCGACCTGGTTAAACGTTATTATCACGATATTGAAAAGAAAGCCGCACGCGATCTGGTATTGAATGAAGGCATTCGCTTGGATGGTCGTAACACCAAGGAAATCAGACCGATATTCTCTGAAGTTGATGTATTACCTTCAGCGCATGGTTCAGCTTTGTTTACGCGGGGTGAAACACAATCGCTGACTACCGTAACACTGGGAACCAAACTGGATGAACAGATGATCGATGGTGCCATGTTTGAAGGCTCCAATAAATTTATCCTGCACTACAATTTCCCCGGCTTTTCAACCGGTGAAGTAAAGCCAAATCGTGGACCTGGAAGACGTGAAGTTGGTCACGGTAATCTCGCCTTGCGCGGATTGAAATATGTGTTGCCGTCAGACACGGAGAATCCTTATACCGTTCGCGTGGTATCCGATATTCTGGAATCAAATGGTTCATCATCGATGGCTACGGTTTGTGCCGGTGCGTTGGCGTTGATGGATTCTGGACTTCCTGTTAAAGGACCTGTTTCAGGTATTGCCATGGGTATGATCTCCGATGCAAAGACCGGTAAGTATGCCATTCTTTCCGACATCCTTGGTGATGAAGACCACCTGGGAGATATGGACTTCAAAACTACCGGTACAGAGAATGGCTTAACTGCTTGTCAGATGGATTTGAAAGTGGATGGCCTGACGTATGAAGTATTGCGCGAAGCCTTGCTTCAGGCGAAAGAAGGTCGCCTGCATATCCTCAATGAAATGAAGAAGACCTTGTCGGCTTCTAAGGCTGACCTGAAGCCGCACACACCTCGCGCTGAGACCGTCATTATAGAGAAAGAGATGATTGGTGCGGTAATCGGTCCGGGTGGTAAAGTGGTTCAGGATATTCAGAACACAACCGGAGCTACCGTTGTGATTGAAGAGGTGAACAACAAAGGCGTGGTGAACGTTTTTGCTACCAATAAGGAAGTGATGGATGCCGCATTGAGACGCATCCGTGCAATCGTGGCTGTGCCTGAAATCGGGCAGGTATACGATGGCAAGGTGAAGTCGATTATGCCGTTCGGAGCGTTTGTGGAATTCATGCCAGGTAAAGATGGCTTGCTGCACATTTCCGAGATTAAGTGGGAGCGCCTGGAGACAATGGATGGCGTAATGGAAGTAGGGGAAGAAGTGAAAGTGAAGCTGGTTGAAATTGACAAAAAGACTGGTAAATTCAGGCTTTCCCGTAAGGTATTGTTGCCCAAACCACCTAAGAAGGAGGCCACCGCATCGGAATAG
- the rpsO gene encoding 30S ribosomal protein S15: MYLTAETKKELFKKHGIAKSDKDTGSPEAQIALFTHRINHLTGHLKTHKKDFATQQGLMKMVGKRKKLLNYLQNSDISRYRAILAELDLRK, encoded by the coding sequence ATGTATTTAACCGCTGAAACAAAAAAAGAGCTGTTCAAGAAGCATGGCATAGCCAAATCGGATAAGGATACGGGCTCGCCAGAAGCTCAGATTGCCCTGTTTACACACCGAATCAACCACCTGACAGGTCATCTGAAGACGCACAAAAAGGACTTTGCAACCCAGCAGGGTTTGATGAAGATGGTTGGTAAGCGCAAGAAATTGCTGAATTACCTTCAGAATTCAGACATTAGCCGGTACCGGGCGATTCTGGCCGAGCTGGATCTTAGAAAGTAA
- a CDS encoding LptF/LptG family permease, whose protein sequence is MKKLDKLILSSFLGPFILTFLVVVFILLMQHMLKYFDDIIGKGLGFDVIGQLLFYFAVFMTPVALPLAVLLSSLMTFGSLGEHFELTAVKSAGISLLRAIQPIFFFVLILTGCAFYINNNLVPKAALEAYSLLWDIKQKKPALDIREGTFYNGIPDISIKVNEKFPDGITLKDVIIYDHRKHDGNKDVTVADSGKMYTILNERYLKLELFEGYNYTEGTSAGQDLVGKNPSYGTETLSRSKFAKTQVIFDLSSFQIQRTDKKWFQGNRIMRNMGELDKDIDSLRDQVMNQKLSQYSAYRTYFTHLMRNDSMLLPKELQAYQKKRDSLSWIETEKDMVEVDQPVPLETPLATDNPETSVRLADTVESKEITRPGIVREKKRAVDSLKVREEKKSVSPVRVQKTEQKKPAVISKAAQLRDQKTQQQVSPIPKKKTVVLTDSARQAKIDSVLNLPIQKSMYAAALNRARVVKSQINSTTTSLDFYEVDQRVFRIQWHKILASSLACIAMFLIGAPLGAIIKKGGLGVPFLVSILFFIIYYLLTITGEKWAKQGFVSVEIGVWTADAILFVIGLIFLRQARIDARLFEADFYQVVFDKVGRWYERMRAKWFPADGMKN, encoded by the coding sequence ATGAAAAAACTCGACAAACTTATTCTCAGCTCTTTCTTAGGACCGTTCATTCTCACGTTCCTGGTCGTGGTTTTTATTCTGCTCATGCAACACATGCTCAAGTATTTCGATGACATCATCGGGAAAGGTTTGGGCTTTGATGTGATCGGGCAGTTGCTGTTTTACTTTGCCGTGTTCATGACACCCGTGGCGTTGCCGCTGGCAGTGTTGTTGTCTTCGTTAATGACATTCGGAAGCCTGGGTGAACATTTTGAGTTAACGGCCGTGAAGAGCGCGGGTATTTCTCTTTTGCGAGCCATTCAACCCATTTTCTTTTTTGTGTTGATCTTGACAGGGTGTGCATTTTACATCAATAACAACCTGGTACCGAAAGCCGCGCTTGAAGCGTATAGTTTGTTGTGGGACATCAAACAGAAAAAGCCGGCATTGGATATTCGTGAAGGAACATTCTACAACGGCATACCCGACATCAGCATAAAAGTGAATGAAAAATTTCCGGACGGCATCACGTTAAAAGATGTGATCATTTATGACCACCGCAAACACGATGGCAATAAAGATGTGACCGTTGCGGACTCAGGAAAGATGTACACCATTTTAAATGAGCGTTACCTGAAGTTGGAGTTGTTTGAAGGATATAATTATACCGAAGGTACCAGTGCCGGCCAGGATTTAGTGGGGAAGAATCCATCCTATGGCACCGAAACCCTCAGTCGTAGCAAGTTTGCCAAAACCCAGGTGATATTTGATTTGTCTTCCTTTCAAATTCAACGCACAGACAAAAAGTGGTTTCAGGGTAACCGCATCATGCGCAACATGGGTGAACTGGATAAAGATATTGATTCGTTGCGCGATCAGGTAATGAATCAGAAGCTGAGTCAGTACAGTGCTTACCGTACGTACTTCACACACCTGATGCGGAATGACTCCATGTTGCTGCCCAAGGAGTTGCAGGCCTACCAGAAAAAACGAGATTCTCTTTCGTGGATTGAAACTGAAAAGGATATGGTAGAGGTTGATCAGCCTGTGCCACTTGAAACGCCATTAGCAACGGATAATCCTGAGACAAGCGTTCGACTGGCGGATACTGTTGAGTCCAAAGAAATCACCAGACCCGGCATCGTTCGCGAAAAGAAACGTGCCGTTGATTCGCTGAAAGTCCGCGAAGAAAAGAAATCAGTCAGCCCGGTGCGGGTGCAGAAAACTGAGCAGAAGAAACCAGCAGTGATATCAAAGGCTGCACAATTGCGTGATCAGAAAACGCAGCAACAGGTTTCTCCAATTCCAAAGAAGAAAACTGTAGTGCTGACAGACTCAGCCCGACAGGCAAAGATTGACAGCGTGCTGAATCTTCCCATTCAGAAATCCATGTATGCTGCTGCACTGAATAGGGCTCGTGTGGTAAAGTCGCAAATAAACAGCACCACCACCTCCCTTGATTTCTATGAAGTTGATCAACGGGTTTTCCGCATTCAGTGGCATAAGATTTTAGCCAGTTCGTTGGCGTGTATTGCCATGTTTTTGATTGGTGCACCCTTGGGAGCGATTATAAAAAAGGGAGGCCTTGGGGTGCCGTTCCTGGTGTCCATTCTATTCTTTATCATCTACTACCTGCTCACCATTACGGGGGAGAAATGGGCCAAGCAAGGCTTTGTGAGTGTGGAAATAGGGGTTTGGACTGCAGATGCCATACTGTTTGTTATTGGACTCATATTCCTTAGGCAGGCCCGTATAGATGCCCGCCTGTTTGAAGCAGATTTCTACCAGGTGGTGTTCGACAAAGTGGGCCGCTGGTACGAGCGCATGCGGGCTAAATGGTTTCCAGCAGACGGAATGAAAAATTGA
- a CDS encoding START-like domain-containing protein, with translation MAKKKLFTADYEVHASIKMLYPYIQSASGLSEWFADNVTINNMDKTFTFIWDHEEHKARMTAHRTNHFVRFEFVPENEEDEKDPSYFELRLEFNELTQSVFLKVTDYSDFDDLRELNDLWNSLVESLRKIVGG, from the coding sequence ATGGCGAAAAAGAAATTATTCACGGCTGATTATGAGGTACATGCATCCATTAAGATGCTGTATCCATATATTCAATCAGCCAGTGGACTTTCTGAGTGGTTTGCGGATAATGTGACGATCAACAACATGGACAAGACCTTCACATTCATCTGGGATCATGAAGAACACAAGGCGCGCATGACGGCACACCGCACCAATCATTTTGTGCGCTTTGAGTTTGTTCCGGAGAATGAAGAAGATGAAAAGGACCCCTCTTATTTTGAACTTCGCCTGGAGTTCAATGAATTAACCCAATCGGTGTTTCTGAAAGTAACCGACTATTCTGATTTTGATGACCTGCGCGAACTCAACGACCTGTGGAATAGCCTGGTGGAGTCGCTGAGGAAGATTGTGGGAGGGTGA
- the pgi gene encoding glucose-6-phosphate isomerase, translating into MLPTIDPTNTLAWRKLEMHFLTMQAQHMRELFQEDPDRFRNFHLNFENFLVDFSKNIAVEETLQLLLELAHECELPAAIEAMFKGLPINQTENRPVLHVALRNRSNTPVLVDGQDVMPEVNRVLKQMEQFSNALLQGEWKGYTGKPITDIVNIGIGGSDLGPLMVTEALRPYWKNITPHFVSNVDGTHIAETLKRVNPETTLFIIASKTFTTQETMTNAETARSWFLEKTNNIGEVAKHFVAVSTNQKAVTAFGIDPANMFVFWDWVGGRYSLWSSIGLSIACTIGFENFSKLLDGAHAMDNHFRNEPFEKNIPVILAMLGIWYNNFFGAASETILPYDQYLHRFAAYFQQGNMESNGKSVDRNGQPVHFQTGPIIWGEPGTNGQHAFYQLIHQGTKLIPCDFIAPAKTHNPVSDHHEKLLANFFAQTEALMKGKTEEEVEQELTAAGMTPEQIKFHLPYRVFEGNRPTNSILVEQVTPRTLGSLIALYEHKIFVQGIIWNIFSFDQWGVELGKALAKRILPELNTTEEITTHDSSTNGLINHFKRLKFQ; encoded by the coding sequence ATGTTACCCACTATCGACCCCACCAACACGCTTGCCTGGCGCAAGCTTGAAATGCACTTTTTAACCATGCAGGCGCAACACATGCGCGAATTGTTTCAGGAAGACCCAGACCGCTTCCGCAACTTTCATCTAAACTTTGAGAATTTTCTGGTCGATTTCTCCAAAAACATTGCGGTGGAAGAAACACTTCAACTCCTACTTGAACTTGCACACGAATGTGAACTTCCGGCTGCCATCGAAGCCATGTTTAAAGGCTTACCTATCAATCAAACTGAAAACAGACCCGTATTGCATGTGGCCTTGCGCAACCGTTCAAACACACCTGTACTGGTAGATGGTCAGGATGTAATGCCCGAAGTAAACCGAGTGTTAAAGCAAATGGAGCAATTCTCGAATGCGTTGCTTCAGGGCGAATGGAAAGGCTACACCGGCAAACCAATTACCGACATTGTGAACATCGGCATTGGCGGCTCCGACCTTGGGCCGCTGATGGTAACGGAAGCCCTGAGACCCTATTGGAAAAATATCACTCCGCATTTTGTATCGAATGTAGATGGAACGCACATCGCAGAAACGTTAAAGCGTGTTAATCCGGAAACTACCTTATTCATCATCGCCTCAAAAACGTTCACCACACAGGAAACCATGACCAATGCGGAAACAGCGCGAAGCTGGTTCCTTGAAAAAACAAACAACATAGGCGAAGTAGCCAAACATTTCGTTGCAGTCTCCACCAATCAAAAAGCGGTAACAGCATTTGGCATCGATCCCGCCAATATGTTTGTGTTTTGGGATTGGGTTGGCGGACGTTATTCGTTATGGTCTTCCATCGGACTTTCCATTGCCTGTACCATCGGCTTCGAAAACTTCAGCAAGTTGCTGGATGGTGCACACGCCATGGACAATCATTTTCGTAACGAACCATTCGAAAAAAATATTCCGGTGATACTGGCCATGCTTGGCATCTGGTACAATAACTTTTTTGGTGCTGCCTCCGAAACCATACTTCCGTACGATCAATACCTCCATCGCTTTGCGGCATACTTTCAGCAAGGCAACATGGAGAGCAACGGTAAATCGGTAGACCGCAACGGACAACCTGTTCATTTCCAAACCGGGCCCATCATTTGGGGAGAACCGGGCACGAACGGTCAGCACGCGTTTTATCAACTCATTCATCAAGGCACCAAACTTATCCCATGTGATTTCATTGCACCTGCGAAAACCCACAACCCGGTGAGCGATCACCACGAGAAGTTGCTGGCTAATTTCTTTGCACAAACCGAAGCGTTAATGAAAGGCAAAACCGAAGAAGAAGTTGAGCAGGAATTAACCGCTGCCGGTATGACACCTGAGCAAATTAAGTTTCACCTTCCCTATCGTGTGTTTGAAGGAAACAGACCCACCAACAGCATTTTGGTTGAGCAAGTGACCCCTCGCACATTGGGTAGTTTAATAGCCTTGTATGAACATAAAATTTTTGTGCAGGGTATTATCTGGAACATCTTCAGTTTCGATCAATGGGGTGTGGAATTGGGCAAAGCATTGGCCAAAAGAATTCTGCCTGAATTGAACACAACAGAAGAAATTACCACGCACGATTCATCCACAAATGGCCTCATCAATCATTTCAAACGATTGAAATTTCAATAA
- the pfkA gene encoding 6-phosphofructokinase: protein MSSTIQRIGVFTSGGDAPGMNAAIRAVVRTGIFHKKEVFGIMRGYEGMIEGDFVKLGARSVGNILQRGGTILKTARSDEFKTAEGRKQAYEQLRKEGIDALIAIGGDGTFTGLHKLYQEFQLPSLCIPGTIDNDIAGTDYTIGFDTATNTAVEAIDKIRDTALSHNRLFFIEVMGRNSGYIALYSGIAGGAGAIIIPESETSFDKVYELLTAGEITNKRSNLVVIAEGSKIGGANEIARKVAERTDYFDIKVTILGHLQRGGTPTYFDRVLASKLGVAAVEGLMEGKTDAMVGVRDNNIVYNLFDSVMNRPHEINMDMLRIAKILSI, encoded by the coding sequence ATGTCATCAACTATTCAACGTATAGGTGTCTTCACTTCGGGTGGAGATGCACCCGGAATGAATGCCGCCATTCGTGCGGTTGTGCGTACAGGTATCTTTCACAAGAAAGAAGTTTTCGGCATCATGCGCGGCTATGAGGGCATGATTGAAGGCGACTTCGTGAAACTGGGCGCACGATCCGTAGGAAATATTCTTCAGCGTGGTGGTACCATTTTGAAAACCGCGCGTAGCGATGAGTTTAAAACAGCCGAAGGCCGCAAGCAGGCATATGAACAACTTCGAAAGGAAGGCATTGATGCGCTGATTGCCATTGGTGGCGATGGAACCTTCACCGGTTTACATAAACTTTATCAGGAATTTCAACTTCCCTCCTTGTGTATACCCGGAACAATTGATAACGACATTGCCGGTACCGACTACACCATTGGTTTTGACACCGCCACCAACACAGCGGTTGAAGCGATAGATAAAATCCGCGACACAGCTCTCTCACACAACCGTTTATTCTTTATCGAAGTAATGGGTCGTAACTCCGGCTACATTGCGTTGTATAGCGGCATTGCCGGTGGTGCGGGTGCTATCATTATTCCTGAAAGCGAAACCTCTTTTGATAAAGTTTATGAGTTGCTTACCGCTGGTGAAATCACTAACAAACGATCGAACCTGGTGGTGATAGCAGAAGGTTCAAAAATTGGTGGCGCTAACGAAATTGCCCGCAAGGTTGCGGAACGTACCGACTACTTTGATATAAAAGTTACCATACTCGGCCACCTGCAGCGCGGTGGTACACCCACCTACTTTGATCGTGTGCTGGCCAGTAAGTTGGGTGTTGCCGCAGTAGAAGGACTTATGGAAGGAAAGACGGATGCCATGGTTGGCGTTCGTGATAATAACATTGTATATAACCTTTTTGACTCGGTAATGAACCGGCCGCATGAAATCAATATGGACATGCTGCGCATTGCCAAAATACTATCCATCTGA
- a CDS encoding ROK family protein, whose protein sequence is MKEITIGVDIGGTNTKYGIVDRSGNVLFQDRIKTQEHEEFSDLINDLVKAIHAAIAGLDRSYHLVGVGVGAANGNYYKGTIEHATNLKWKGIIPLAEMLSKPLGVPVLVTNDANAAAVGEMVYGAARDMKDFVVITLGTGLGSGFVANGKLINGKHGIAGELGHTTVNYAGRFCNCGKRGCLETYVSATGIKRSVYKLLADHLEPSELRGISFDNLNTKMITEAAIRGDVVAREAFEYTGRILGTKLAETVVHTDPEAIFLFGGLSLAGDLIFKPTIKHMEANLMPLFRGKVKILPSGLQNQAAPILGASSLVWNHLEEKDKISV, encoded by the coding sequence ATGAAAGAAATTACCATTGGCGTTGACATTGGCGGAACCAACACGAAATACGGTATCGTAGACCGCTCGGGTAATGTTTTATTTCAAGACAGGATCAAAACGCAGGAACATGAAGAGTTCTCTGATTTAATCAATGATCTTGTTAAAGCCATTCACGCGGCCATTGCCGGATTGGATCGCTCGTATCATCTTGTGGGTGTAGGCGTTGGTGCTGCCAACGGCAATTATTACAAAGGCACCATTGAACACGCTACCAACCTGAAATGGAAAGGCATTATTCCCTTGGCCGAAATGCTATCCAAACCGTTGGGCGTACCGGTACTGGTAACCAATGATGCGAATGCCGCAGCAGTAGGTGAAATGGTTTATGGGGCCGCGCGTGACATGAAAGATTTTGTGGTGATAACATTAGGCACAGGCTTGGGTAGTGGTTTTGTTGCGAATGGAAAACTTATTAATGGCAAACACGGCATTGCCGGTGAACTTGGGCATACTACTGTAAATTATGCCGGTCGTTTTTGTAATTGTGGAAAACGTGGATGTTTGGAAACGTATGTATCCGCTACCGGAATCAAGCGATCGGTGTATAAGCTATTGGCCGATCACCTGGAGCCAAGTGAATTGCGTGGCATCAGTTTCGACAACCTGAATACAAAAATGATTACCGAGGCTGCCATTCGCGGTGATGTGGTGGCGCGTGAAGCCTTTGAATACACCGGAAGAATTCTCGGTACCAAGTTGGCCGAGACCGTTGTTCATACCGATCCGGAAGCCATTTTCTTGTTTGGCGGACTTTCATTAGCCGGTGATTTGATTTTCAAACCCACCATCAAACACATGGAAGCCAACCTGATGCCGTTGTTCAGGGGCAAGGTTAAAATTTTACCTTCCGGCTTGCAGAATCAGGCCGCTCCAATTTTAGGCGCCAGCAGTCTGGTTTGGAATCACCTGGAAGAAAAAGATAAAATTTCTGTTTAG